The following are encoded together in the Holophagales bacterium genome:
- a CDS encoding ATP-binding protein produces MIAPRAELIAVLRQFNPWWDGNRVPELPRWRRAAFREVETWLSAPPAPRALLLSGARQVGKTTILLQAIEELLAKGVPATSILYATFDHPLLKLIGLDGLMRLWKEYEPSARDVEYVLLDEIQYAKDWQTWIKHQVKFEPKRRIAVTGSATPLIVEGQESGPGRWHTVRLAPLSFYEFLQIKRLPTPKLPDVPSLRELFSWTPAQFTRVGALAVDLVGPFQDYLIRGGFPQIAQIESISLAQKLLREDIVDKVLKRDMTALYGVRRILELEQTFLYLCLHDGGLLDVQELCRSLEVKKPTANNFIELLEHTHLIYRLRPFGYGKEILRGKQKIYLADPAIAPSVLLRGKALLEDAAALGLAVETAFFKHVYTRYYAQSIGFSYWRGGPKGQEVDIIADVNGRLVPFEVKHRADVTLRKLAGLTAFCDERKVTEGYVITRDSDDFGLVRLPTKNVEAMAVKIPAPLACYWLGRSEILATGLDQG; encoded by the coding sequence ATGATCGCCCCTCGCGCCGAGCTCATCGCCGTCCTCCGGCAGTTCAACCCGTGGTGGGACGGCAACCGCGTGCCGGAGCTGCCTCGCTGGCGGCGCGCCGCCTTCCGCGAAGTGGAGACGTGGCTTTCGGCGCCTCCCGCTCCGAGGGCGCTCCTCCTGAGCGGCGCCCGCCAGGTCGGCAAGACCACGATCCTTCTCCAGGCGATAGAAGAACTGCTCGCGAAGGGGGTCCCGGCCACCAGCATCCTCTACGCGACGTTCGACCACCCGCTCCTGAAGCTGATCGGGCTCGACGGGCTCATGCGGCTATGGAAGGAGTACGAGCCCTCGGCGCGCGACGTCGAGTACGTCCTCCTCGACGAGATCCAGTACGCCAAGGACTGGCAGACGTGGATCAAGCACCAGGTGAAGTTCGAACCGAAGCGCCGCATCGCCGTGACCGGCTCGGCGACTCCGCTCATCGTGGAAGGGCAGGAATCCGGTCCCGGACGGTGGCACACCGTCCGGCTCGCGCCCCTTTCGTTCTACGAGTTCCTCCAGATCAAGAGGCTCCCGACTCCGAAGCTGCCGGATGTGCCCTCGCTGCGTGAGCTCTTCTCCTGGACCCCCGCGCAGTTCACGCGGGTCGGTGCGCTCGCCGTAGATCTCGTCGGACCCTTCCAGGACTACCTGATTCGGGGAGGATTCCCGCAGATCGCGCAGATCGAAAGCATCTCGCTCGCGCAGAAGCTCCTCCGCGAGGACATCGTCGACAAGGTGCTCAAGCGCGACATGACGGCCCTCTACGGCGTGCGCCGCATCCTCGAGCTGGAGCAGACGTTTCTCTACCTCTGCCTCCACGACGGGGGGCTCCTCGACGTCCAGGAACTCTGCCGGAGCCTCGAGGTCAAGAAGCCGACCGCGAACAACTTCATCGAGCTCCTCGAGCACACCCATCTCATCTATCGCTTGCGGCCGTTCGGCTACGGCAAGGAGATCCTCCGCGGGAAGCAGAAGATCTACCTCGCCGATCCGGCGATCGCTCCAAGCGTTCTCCTGCGCGGCAAGGCGCTCCTCGAAGACGCGGCTGCTCTCGGCCTCGCGGTCGAGACGGCGTTCTTCAAACACGTCTACACGCGGTACTACGCCCAGAGCATCGGTTTCTCGTACTGGCGGGGAGGTCCGAAGGGGCAGGAGGTCGACATCATCGCCGACGTGAACGGCCGGCTCGTCCCGTTCGAGGTGAAGCACCGCGCCGACGTCACTCTGCGAAAGCTCGCGGGACTCACCGCCTTCTGTGACGAGCGCAAGGTCACGGAGGGGTACGTCATCACGCGCGATTCCGACGACTTCGGGCTCGTGCGCCTTCCGACCAAGAACGTCGAGGCGATGGCGGTAAAGATCCCGGCCCCGCTCGCGTGCTACTGGCTGGGGCGGTCGGAGATCCTCGCGACCGGACTCGACCAAGGATGA
- a CDS encoding tetratricopeptide repeat protein, translated as MTDARLVRKQELLASLALAPTEDRPRLLAENCGDDPGLRAEVEALLPYLGAPTPSPAGDLEAALEEKLAERFVGKAFGPYTVQRLLGRGGFSRVFLATRSFEGQERTYAIKVPLGGSFAEEVARYRLEIAVLSQLRHPNIAGLVDVVPGPDDRPLLVMDYVDGARPITLAAAETSLPVRQRIELFLKVLSALSAAHERGVIHCDLSAGNVVLRADGEPVIIDFGIAKVSWERSGTVTVGPRPLTYEYASPEQYRGEPLTVRTDIYSAGVLLYELLAGALPYDVDRKDTEACRRAVCDAPAERASQRALRTSGPAPRAGPVRRETTPRGPRRDSGQGARERPRPSIRVREFLCRRPPGPSGAPPRRGEGAGRLRAVLALGEAPPGDLGDGGSRGHPLRRLRHLPRRPPRTGAGARTEDRGGVPRRPAGIRPGGRREEPGDRARPAGPGRREGGRPAEGRTARPRGGPRDARDDVLVARGPRSSREAPPGSGQTSEGRVARRAGGEPHRTGCDPPAAWAAQGSGAGSPGGSDAADQGPRGVRQGGGRVHDDARHRPEGPGERGEAISLIERSLAIEDKVAPGSDAVLESRNELANILIESTSDYQKAIALHAQNLVDLRKYYGESHPYVALALNNIARAETDSGRYADADRHFQEALALQRKIYGGPHPETALTLHNYGFLRLDEGRLEEAEALTREALEMRRSVLPKGHSDLAVSLNNLGLIVKRRGHLDEAEACYRESLEITRAADGEDSLEIPVTLMNLGGIYRDKGEFAKAEPLLEDALARDRKFFLSPNVALVRDMTSLAQTKTGLKKYSEAEALLKEATAALGKTGVPPDHRAYADVQDVYAAVLLKTGRVDEARSVIETALRTFAATPAIRAGFEKLHASLPSQ; from the coding sequence GTGACCGACGCTCGCCTCGTGAGGAAGCAGGAGCTACTGGCTTCGCTGGCCCTCGCGCCGACCGAGGACCGACCCCGACTCCTTGCCGAGAACTGCGGTGACGATCCGGGTCTTCGGGCCGAAGTAGAGGCCCTTCTCCCCTACCTCGGAGCCCCGACGCCATCCCCGGCAGGAGACCTCGAGGCTGCCCTCGAGGAGAAACTCGCCGAGAGGTTCGTGGGAAAGGCCTTCGGGCCCTACACCGTCCAGCGGCTCCTCGGCAGAGGCGGGTTCTCCCGCGTGTTCCTGGCGACCCGGTCGTTCGAGGGGCAGGAGCGGACGTACGCGATAAAGGTGCCTCTCGGGGGCTCCTTCGCCGAGGAGGTAGCGCGCTACCGCCTCGAGATCGCCGTCCTGAGCCAGCTCCGTCACCCGAACATCGCGGGCCTGGTCGACGTGGTTCCTGGCCCGGACGACCGGCCGCTCCTCGTCATGGACTACGTGGACGGGGCCCGGCCGATCACGCTCGCCGCCGCCGAGACGAGCCTTCCGGTCCGACAAAGGATCGAGCTCTTCCTGAAGGTCCTCTCGGCGCTCAGCGCCGCGCACGAGCGCGGCGTCATCCACTGCGACCTCTCGGCTGGGAACGTCGTGCTGAGGGCGGACGGCGAGCCGGTCATCATCGACTTCGGCATCGCGAAGGTCTCGTGGGAGCGCTCCGGCACCGTCACGGTCGGCCCCCGGCCGCTCACGTACGAGTACGCGAGCCCCGAGCAGTACCGCGGAGAGCCCCTCACCGTCCGCACCGACATCTACTCCGCAGGCGTCCTTCTCTACGAACTCCTCGCTGGTGCCCTGCCCTACGACGTCGATCGGAAGGACACCGAGGCGTGCCGGCGGGCGGTCTGTGACGCGCCGGCCGAACGTGCGAGCCAGCGAGCGCTTCGGACTTCGGGACCCGCCCCCAGGGCCGGCCCGGTCCGTCGCGAAACAACTCCGCGGGGACCTCGACGCGATTCTGGGCAAGGCGCTCGAGAAAGACCCCGCCCGTCGATACGAGTCCGCGAATTCCTTTGCAGAAGACCTCCGGGCCCATCTGGAGCTCCGCCCCGTCGTGGCGAAGGCGCCGGGCGGCTTCGAGCGGTCCTGGCGCTGGGCGAGGCGCCACCCGGCGATCTCGGCGACGGCGGCTCTCGCGGTCATCCTCTCCGTCGGCTTCGGCACCTTCCACGTCGTCCGCCTCGAACGGGAGCAGGCGCGCGCACGGAAGATCGCGGCGGCGTTCCGCGACGTCCTGCGGGGATTCGACCCGGCGGCCGTCGCGAAGAACCCGGTGACCGTGCGAGACCTGCTGGACCAGGCCGCCGCGAAGGCGGAAGACCAGCTGAAGGACGAACCGCTCGTCCGCGGGGCGGTCCTCGAGACGCTCGGGACGACGTACTCGTCGCTCGGGGACCTCGATCGAGCCGAGAAGCTCCTCCGGGAAGCGGTCAAACTTCGGAAGGGCGGGTCGCTCGCCGAGCGGGCGGAGAGCCTCATCGCACTGGGTGCGACCCTCCAGCGGCGTGGGCAGCTCAAGGAAGCGGAGCCGGTTCTCCGGGAGGCTCTGACGCTGCGGATCAAGGACCGAGGGGAGTTCGACAAGGCGGTGGCCGAGTGCATGACGACGCTCGCCATCGTCCTGAAGGACCAGGGGAACGCGGGGAGGCGATCTCGCTCATCGAGCGCTCGCTCGCGATCGAAGATAAGGTCGCCCCGGGGAGCGACGCGGTGCTCGAGTCACGTAACGAGCTCGCGAACATCCTCATCGAATCGACGAGCGACTACCAGAAGGCCATCGCTCTCCACGCCCAGAACCTCGTCGACCTGAGGAAGTACTACGGAGAGAGCCATCCGTACGTCGCGCTGGCTCTGAACAACATCGCCCGGGCCGAAACGGACTCTGGCCGCTACGCGGACGCGGACCGACACTTCCAGGAGGCGCTCGCGCTCCAGCGGAAGATCTACGGCGGACCGCACCCCGAGACGGCGCTCACGCTGCACAACTACGGCTTCCTCCGCCTGGACGAGGGAAGACTCGAGGAGGCCGAGGCGCTGACGCGCGAGGCGCTCGAGATGCGCCGGAGCGTCCTGCCGAAAGGGCACTCGGACCTCGCGGTGAGCCTCAACAATCTCGGCCTCATCGTGAAGCGCCGCGGGCACCTCGACGAGGCCGAAGCGTGCTATCGCGAGTCGCTCGAGATCACACGGGCGGCGGACGGCGAGGACAGCCTGGAGATTCCCGTCACTCTCATGAACCTCGGCGGGATCTACCGCGACAAAGGCGAGTTCGCGAAGGCGGAACCTCTCCTCGAGGACGCCCTCGCCCGGGACAGGAAGTTCTTCCTCTCCCCGAACGTGGCCCTCGTGCGCGACATGACCTCACTGGCCCAGACGAAGACAGGGCTCAAGAAGTACTCCGAGGCGGAGGCGCTCCTGAAGGAGGCGACCGCCGCCCTCGGGAAGACCGGCGTCCCGCCAGACCACCGGGCGTACGCGGACGTGCAGGACGTCTACGCCGCGGTGCTTCTCAAGACCGGTCGCGTGGACGAAGCCCGGTCGGTCATCGAGACGGCGCTCCGGACCTTCGCGGCCACGCCCGCCATCCGCGCCGGGTTCGAGAAGCTCCATGCCTCCCTCCCGAGCCAATAG
- a CDS encoding site-specific integrase yields MPDVTPPSPTGPDRTLDANRAALAQLMQSAGGAIPIPRHVRDAFPLWNSKALLELLSGAKPLWFPSREHFLERVKLALEESKGVLGQSAKTQSWLRCTFNSLETFLTREDRWDAFLRGDLPAQVACLEGWVAALRLRGLSHTTVHTYWRALASGLNRMADRDGTLSPARFAERPAPGLVRPRALPRVAIEQIFQFLRNQQWHSAFGRARNLALVGLMALAGLRRGEVLSLGVGDVNLESSSLRIRRGKGRHGGRDRTAYMTPQLVRLLADYLEERKRSHRAHPELFSSLVGDRRIGEVTVRRLFRQIERGTKIHVTPHMLRHSYATMLRQSGVSDRIAMDLLGHRSLAVLQRYSAVFDGECAAEAARLTLDVPLG; encoded by the coding sequence ATGCCAGATGTCACCCCGCCAAGTCCGACCGGTCCCGACCGAACCCTCGATGCCAACCGCGCCGCTCTTGCCCAGCTGATGCAGAGTGCCGGCGGAGCGATTCCTATCCCGCGACACGTCAGAGACGCGTTTCCGCTCTGGAACTCGAAGGCCCTTCTAGAGTTGCTCTCGGGGGCGAAGCCGCTCTGGTTCCCGTCTCGTGAGCACTTCCTCGAGCGGGTGAAGCTGGCTCTTGAGGAAAGCAAAGGGGTCCTCGGGCAGTCCGCGAAGACCCAGTCCTGGCTCCGCTGCACCTTCAACTCCCTCGAGACCTTCCTGACTCGGGAGGACCGATGGGATGCCTTCCTGCGAGGAGACCTCCCCGCCCAAGTCGCGTGCCTCGAAGGCTGGGTCGCGGCGCTGCGCCTACGGGGCCTCTCACACACGACCGTCCACACATACTGGAGGGCGCTCGCGTCTGGCTTGAACCGAATGGCCGACCGCGACGGGACTCTCAGCCCAGCGCGGTTCGCCGAGCGGCCAGCGCCCGGCCTCGTCCGCCCGAGGGCGCTTCCCCGCGTGGCGATCGAGCAGATATTCCAGTTCCTGCGAAACCAACAGTGGCACTCTGCCTTCGGCCGCGCCCGGAACCTCGCGCTCGTGGGATTGATGGCGTTGGCAGGGCTGCGACGCGGCGAGGTGCTCTCCCTCGGTGTCGGCGACGTAAATCTCGAATCGTCGTCGCTTCGGATCCGCCGCGGCAAGGGGAGACACGGGGGCCGCGACCGCACGGCATACATGACGCCACAGCTCGTCCGGCTCCTGGCTGACTACCTGGAGGAACGCAAGCGCTCCCATCGGGCCCACCCAGAGCTATTCAGCTCCCTCGTGGGTGACCGCCGCATCGGCGAGGTGACGGTCCGTCGGCTTTTCCGACAGATCGAACGCGGGACGAAGATCCACGTGACTCCCCACATGCTGCGTCACTCGTACGCCACGATGCTCCGCCAATCAGGTGTGAGCGATCGAATCGCGATGGACCTCCTCGGCCACCGTTCACTCGCGGTCCTCCAGCGCTACTCAGCGGTCTTCGACGGGGAGTGCGCCGCGGAGGCGGCGCGCCTCACCCTCGACGTCCCACTCGGCTGA
- a CDS encoding tyrosine-type recombinase/integrase, whose translation MASACDPPSWSFRELDRRFEDFLDYSRHVERKSRDTLRGYRGAFVMFRRFLAEGRRQLPPAVSIKFFDIEGFVAWNNRRGVSAMTTNHYWRALRPFFVDLERRDGVMNPFRGMRQPVTGETTPKALSPEECRRILIAADNFPWDSPFERRRAVAVLATAMYGGLRKGELLRLLYTDVDLDQGTIQVRGGKGRGDGKDRLVFVAPELRDVLERFVRERAIARVTAPGFWASPRGGSAMSEAALMRIVKRVRRASGIAFGLHRLRHSFVTLLLKAGVPIHVVQNLAGHASIRTTEVYFRVWDEDKRRGVERLSLDALSRVGRRG comes from the coding sequence ATGGCTTCTGCTTGCGATCCGCCCAGCTGGTCGTTCCGTGAGCTCGATCGGCGCTTCGAGGACTTCCTCGACTACAGCCGTCATGTCGAGCGCAAGAGCCGCGACACGCTGCGCGGCTACCGCGGCGCGTTCGTCATGTTCCGCCGCTTCCTCGCCGAGGGGAGACGGCAGCTGCCGCCGGCGGTCAGCATCAAGTTCTTCGACATCGAGGGGTTCGTCGCATGGAACAACCGCCGCGGTGTTTCAGCGATGACGACGAATCACTACTGGCGAGCGCTCCGGCCCTTCTTCGTCGACCTCGAACGGCGGGACGGCGTCATGAATCCGTTTCGGGGGATGCGCCAGCCAGTCACGGGCGAGACGACGCCGAAGGCCCTGAGCCCGGAGGAGTGTCGACGGATACTGATCGCGGCCGACAACTTCCCGTGGGACTCGCCGTTCGAGCGGCGGCGAGCGGTCGCGGTCTTGGCGACAGCGATGTACGGGGGTCTTCGAAAGGGCGAGCTGCTGCGCCTCCTGTACACGGACGTGGACCTCGATCAGGGGACGATTCAGGTCCGGGGCGGCAAGGGCCGCGGCGACGGGAAGGACCGGCTGGTTTTCGTGGCACCCGAACTGCGGGATGTCCTCGAGCGCTTCGTCCGGGAGCGGGCGATCGCGCGGGTCACGGCGCCGGGCTTCTGGGCCTCGCCCCGCGGCGGGAGCGCCATGTCGGAAGCGGCGCTCATGCGGATCGTGAAGCGGGTCCGTCGCGCGTCCGGAATCGCCTTCGGGCTCCATCGCCTCCGCCACTCGTTCGTGACGCTGCTGCTGAAAGCGGGCGTGCCGATCCACGTGGTCCAGAACCTCGCGGGCCACGCGAGCATCCGGACGACTGAGGTCTACTTCCGGGTCTGGGATGAGGACAAGCGTCGCGGTGTGGAGCGCCTGTCGCTCGACGCGCTCAGCCGAGTGGGACGTCGAGGGTGA
- a CDS encoding sigma-70 family RNA polymerase sigma factor: MGDGPVAPQQRVTELLRRWSTGDETAFEEAVSLVYEDLYRIARRKMANERPGHTLQPTALVNEAIAGIMSWNGYTYADRAHLIRAACFAMRRVLIDYARKRAQAVQAEVSLAEGDVEIPGETGASVVSAIALSQALDRLAAEDAKTAEVATLRLFADLTLQQVAEVTGTTVPTVHRKWVYAKAFLRKELSS; this comes from the coding sequence ATGGGCGACGGCCCGGTCGCCCCACAGCAGCGTGTGACTGAACTGCTCCGGCGGTGGAGCACCGGTGACGAGACCGCCTTCGAGGAGGCGGTCTCGCTGGTCTACGAGGATCTCTACCGCATCGCCCGACGAAAGATGGCCAACGAGCGCCCCGGGCACACCCTCCAGCCGACCGCCCTCGTGAACGAAGCCATCGCCGGGATCATGAGCTGGAACGGCTACACCTACGCCGACCGCGCCCACTTGATCCGGGCGGCTTGTTTCGCGATGCGGAGAGTTCTCATCGACTACGCCAGGAAGCGGGCCCAGGCGGTGCAGGCGGAGGTCTCTCTCGCCGAGGGCGATGTCGAGATCCCCGGGGAGACCGGAGCCTCCGTCGTATCCGCCATCGCTCTGAGCCAGGCGCTCGACCGCCTCGCCGCCGAGGACGCGAAGACCGCAGAGGTCGCGACCCTCCGCCTCTTCGCTGACCTCACTCTCCAGCAGGTCGCCGAGGTGACCGGGACCACGGTCCCGACCGTCCACAGGAAATGGGTGTACGCCAAGGCGTTCCTTCGAAAGGAGCTCTCCTCGTGA
- a CDS encoding type IV secretion system DNA-binding domain-containing protein, whose amino-acid sequence MPLTLTFRTRQSRYWTAMADFYRAKDRFLHEMLRREGEGRRFGEYIAADGSRIACRLTGTDLRQHALALGATGSGKSSLLEAMARALLSRANAFAVIDPHGDLADRVERWARISGQLRVVSLDFTRPESLPSWNPLLPMAGVDPGRQVDLLVSVLRRLYSAERASSWAWGVKVEEIVRMALRGSIESEVPVTLADLERFLLDPRYRKEALATAGPEATNYFLHRFGPQEQMYVSAVVNKLSPFLGSAAVRRFLGGGGEPVDLLDLPDRPVALIVNLARGALGAAADVLGRLLLNTLLLSALRRTGSVPETRRHFALLVDEAHAFAGTEGGLEDLLVTGRKFHFALTLASQGLSLFPAHLRPLLLGNTARQFYFRLPYAEARLLGPDILEPLGNVGREAVRPYDDLSDPLLDPREELTARMRELTDLPRGACYWALRGRRFKARRIRVDRPETPPARLTEEAEVRMALGEIEYGQNAHLS is encoded by the coding sequence ATGCCGCTCACGCTGACGTTCCGGACCCGCCAGAGCCGTTACTGGACCGCGATGGCCGACTTCTACCGTGCCAAGGACAGGTTTCTTCACGAGATGTTGCGTCGGGAAGGCGAGGGACGGCGATTCGGGGAGTACATCGCCGCGGACGGGTCGCGGATTGCGTGCCGACTCACGGGGACCGACCTCCGCCAGCACGCCCTCGCCCTCGGGGCTACGGGAAGCGGCAAGTCGTCTCTCCTCGAAGCCATGGCGAGAGCCCTCCTCTCCCGCGCGAACGCCTTCGCCGTCATCGACCCGCACGGGGATCTCGCGGACCGCGTCGAGCGCTGGGCGCGGATCTCCGGTCAGCTTCGCGTCGTCTCCCTCGACTTCACCCGGCCGGAGAGCCTGCCGTCGTGGAACCCGCTCCTCCCGATGGCCGGCGTAGACCCCGGACGCCAGGTGGACCTCCTCGTGTCGGTGCTGCGGCGCCTCTACAGCGCCGAGCGCGCCTCGTCCTGGGCGTGGGGCGTGAAGGTCGAGGAGATCGTCCGCATGGCGCTTCGCGGGTCCATCGAGAGCGAAGTTCCGGTGACGCTCGCCGACCTGGAGCGCTTCCTGCTCGACCCGCGCTACCGAAAGGAGGCCCTCGCGACGGCTGGCCCGGAGGCCACGAACTACTTCCTGCACCGGTTCGGCCCCCAGGAGCAGATGTACGTCTCGGCGGTCGTTAACAAGCTCTCCCCGTTCCTCGGTTCGGCCGCCGTGCGGCGATTCCTCGGGGGCGGGGGCGAGCCCGTGGACCTCCTCGACCTTCCGGACCGGCCCGTGGCCCTGATCGTGAACCTCGCCCGCGGAGCCCTCGGCGCCGCCGCCGACGTCCTCGGCCGACTCCTCCTGAACACGCTGCTCCTCTCAGCCCTCCGGCGCACCGGCTCGGTCCCCGAGACCCGGCGGCACTTCGCGCTCCTCGTCGACGAGGCGCATGCCTTCGCAGGGACCGAAGGCGGCCTCGAGGACCTCCTCGTGACCGGGCGGAAGTTCCACTTCGCGCTGACTCTCGCCTCTCAGGGCCTTTCGCTCTTCCCTGCGCACCTTCGACCGCTGCTCCTCGGGAATACGGCCCGGCAGTTCTACTTCCGGCTCCCCTACGCAGAGGCGCGCCTCCTCGGACCGGACATCCTCGAGCCGCTCGGGAACGTCGGGCGGGAAGCGGTCCGCCCGTACGACGACCTCTCGGACCCCCTACTCGATCCCCGTGAAGAGCTCACGGCTCGAATGCGTGAGCTCACGGACCTCCCGCGGGGGGCGTGCTACTGGGCGCTGCGCGGCCGGCGGTTCAAGGCCCGACGGATCCGGGTGGACCGGCCGGAGACTCCGCCGGCCCGGTTGACCGAAGAGGCGGAGGTCCGAATGGCTCTCGGTGAGATCGAGTACGGCCAGAACGCACACCTGTCGTGA